One window from the genome of Flavobacterium agricola encodes:
- a CDS encoding GLPGLI family protein, whose product MKHLATMLFSLIWISGIAQVDEGFMRYYFDLTITKTTDSTQVRKITTVLDVFKDRSFFAEKNFILYQNGLHEANNSIGTKEYVNLLKQAAANYDRPAYLLVKSNANENKVFEKFKNKKFYVIHDKKNLIWDVEDSIYVWNNYKVKKATTQTDGRNWTALFIYDISVHSGPYKFNNLPGFVVKAWDEGEYFVFEYKDRKNVADLNVYLVKPETYDEISFHERKLIKEVYYPDLASTKNDKSRASKIAIDDIQNPIDISFIEQLAYK is encoded by the coding sequence ATGAAACATTTAGCAACAATGCTATTTTCATTGATTTGGATATCAGGAATAGCACAGGTAGATGAAGGATTTATGAGATATTATTTTGATTTAACCATTACCAAAACGACAGATTCTACTCAGGTTAGAAAAATTACTACCGTTTTAGATGTGTTTAAAGACCGAAGTTTTTTTGCAGAAAAGAATTTTATTTTATACCAAAACGGATTACATGAAGCAAACAATTCTATTGGAACTAAAGAATATGTTAACCTACTTAAACAAGCTGCAGCAAATTACGACAGACCAGCCTATTTATTAGTAAAATCAAATGCAAATGAAAATAAAGTATTCGAAAAATTTAAAAACAAAAAATTTTATGTAATTCACGATAAAAAAAACTTAATCTGGGATGTTGAAGACAGCATTTATGTTTGGAATAATTATAAAGTTAAAAAAGCGACTACACAAACAGACGGTAGAAATTGGACCGCACTTTTTATTTATGATATTAGTGTACATTCTGGCCCTTATAAATTTAACAACTTACCAGGTTTTGTTGTAAAAGCATGGGATGAAGGCGAATATTTTGTTTTTGAATATAAAGACAGAAAAAATGTAGCTGACTTAAATGTTTACCTGGTTAAACCAGAAACGTATGATGAAATCAGTTTTCATGAAAGAAAATTAATTAAAGAAGTTTATTATCCTGACTTAGCTTCAACCAAAAATGACAAATCTAGAGCTAGTAAAATTGCCATTGATGACATACAAAATCCAATTGATATAAGTTTTATAGAACAATTGGCTTATAAATAA
- a CDS encoding GLPGLI family protein, whose translation MKKKILLLLMLVTYCLQAQTNESFTRYTYELTYTKRLDSKTKQTSICYLDVYKNKSIFGDKYLIEFQNIWTKNDTLKDRDKRYNILADAKQKYSGQAFSFIIEKENNKFKQYNKIWTNAFYVIQNANEIIWHIEPQTIKWNNYTVQQATAFFEGRNWTVLFTKEIALNNGPYKFTNLPGFVVKAWDSDLHYTFEFINSEKITEHYNYLARINQYQEVTLPQYQKLFKNHYNKTYRAFWGESQTNVEQMAIAFPLDKKIGEVENPIDLSYKQ comes from the coding sequence ATGAAAAAAAAAATCCTTTTATTACTAATGCTTGTTACTTATTGTCTACAAGCACAAACTAACGAATCTTTTACACGTTATACTTATGAGCTTACATATACCAAAAGATTAGATAGCAAAACAAAGCAAACAAGTATTTGCTATTTAGATGTTTATAAAAACAAAAGTATTTTTGGAGATAAATATCTAATAGAATTCCAAAATATTTGGACAAAAAACGATACTCTAAAAGATCGAGATAAACGATACAACATATTAGCTGATGCAAAACAAAAGTATTCAGGTCAGGCTTTTTCATTCATTATAGAAAAAGAGAATAATAAATTCAAACAATACAACAAAATTTGGACCAATGCTTTTTATGTAATACAAAATGCTAATGAAATAATTTGGCACATTGAACCTCAAACAATAAAATGGAATAACTATACCGTACAACAAGCAACTGCATTTTTTGAAGGTAGAAACTGGACCGTTTTATTTACTAAAGAAATTGCGCTTAATAACGGTCCGTATAAGTTTACAAACTTACCTGGTTTTGTTGTTAAAGCTTGGGACAGCGACTTACATTATACTTTTGAATTTATTAACAGTGAAAAAATAACGGAACATTACAATTATTTAGCGAGAATAAATCAATATCAAGAAGTTACATTACCTCAATATCAAAAATTATTTAAAAACCATTACAACAAAACTTACAGAGCATTTTGGGGAGAAAGCCAAACCAATGTAGAGCAAATGGCAATAGCATTTCCTTTAGATAAGAAAATAGGAGAAGTGGAAAACCCAATAGATTTAAGTTATAAACAATAA
- a CDS encoding GLPGLI family protein has product MKLPHFLVIILCSLAGYAQPPSAKIRYEYYLTMVNDTNPDLSSKVEMVLDVAPDTTFFAEKNFINFQNDVHTAYQSTDRKTYIKLLQQANQKNNQSHYLLIKSTDNENITYEKFKQQKFYINETRKNLVWDIDSTEFTWNNFTVKKATAVCDGRLWTVYFTEDIATQSGPYKLNNLPGFVVKAWDKHNHFIFEYVKSENLIHTPVYIHKPESYAELSVHEKKVLKEVFYPHLASNKNDETRATLDKLRDIENPIDLSFIEKTTIMH; this is encoded by the coding sequence ATGAAACTCCCCCATTTTCTCGTTATAATACTATGCAGCCTGGCCGGATATGCCCAACCGCCAAGTGCCAAAATTAGATATGAATATTATTTAACCATGGTAAATGATACAAATCCGGATTTGTCAAGCAAGGTTGAAATGGTTTTGGACGTTGCTCCAGACACCACTTTTTTTGCTGAAAAAAACTTCATTAATTTTCAGAATGACGTACATACCGCTTATCAATCTACCGATAGAAAAACATACATTAAGCTTTTACAACAAGCCAATCAAAAAAATAACCAATCACATTACTTACTAATAAAATCGACCGATAACGAAAATATTACGTACGAAAAGTTTAAACAACAAAAGTTTTACATTAATGAAACGCGTAAAAATTTAGTTTGGGATATTGATTCAACTGAATTTACTTGGAACAACTTTACCGTTAAAAAAGCAACAGCAGTTTGTGACGGACGTTTGTGGACCGTATATTTTACAGAAGATATTGCAACCCAATCGGGGCCTTATAAATTAAACAACTTACCTGGATTTGTGGTAAAAGCATGGGACAAACACAATCATTTTATTTTTGAATATGTAAAAAGCGAAAATTTGATTCATACTCCTGTTTACATTCATAAACCTGAAAGTTATGCCGAATTATCGGTGCATGAAAAAAAGGTCTTAAAAGAAGTTTTTTATCCGCATTTGGCATCTAATAAAAATGATGAAACCCGAGCAACTTTAGATAAATTGAGAGATATAGAAAACCCAATTGATTTGAGCTTTATAGAAAAAACGACCATAATGCATTAA
- a CDS encoding aminopeptidase P family protein: protein MKHIEKLAAIRQLMQTKKIDAYIIPSSDPHISEYLPEHYRCIAWVSGFTGSAGTLVITQNFAGLWTDSRYFVQANQQLAGSGFELVKLKVQHAPEYITWISEQFTVPATVAFDGNLASLQVANAVKSTLQPLGFEINGHEDLLAPIWEGRPTLPTNPAYVLDEKIIGKDTATKIAEVRAEMKKQRCNTHLISSLDDLAWFLNVRGTDVNSNPVVLGFVLVTEKAVNFYIAENKLDIQSQKTLEQFGVTIKPYNSVYADLKNLTSNDRILIDPKRTCFAIYDSIPEQVEIIEALNPSNLLKAVKNEVELAHTRQAMINDGVAMTQFFKWVEENVASGELSEISIAEKLQSLRAAQPGFKDISFDTIAGYKDHGALPHYKAEEDSNYKLEPKGLLLVDSGGQYLTGTTDITRVISLGEITAEEKEDYTYVLKGLIEGSRAIYTKGTRGYQIDALTRQPLLASLRNYGHGTGHGVGFFLNVHEGPHVFNGTATDIPILTGMITSIEPGLYREGKHGIRIENLVVSRDLVSNQFGDFMDFETLTLCYIDTALVEKSLLSDDQINWLNEYNQNVYNVLSTRLSDEDATWLRSKTLAI, encoded by the coding sequence ATGAAACATATAGAAAAGTTGGCTGCTATTCGCCAGTTAATGCAAACTAAAAAGATTGATGCCTACATCATTCCATCTTCAGATCCGCATATTAGCGAATATTTGCCAGAACATTACCGCTGTATTGCTTGGGTTTCTGGGTTTACCGGTTCAGCCGGAACTTTAGTTATTACCCAAAACTTTGCCGGTTTATGGACCGATTCTCGCTATTTTGTGCAAGCAAATCAGCAATTAGCAGGTTCTGGTTTTGAGTTGGTAAAATTAAAAGTGCAACATGCACCCGAATATATTACTTGGATTAGCGAGCAATTTACTGTACCAGCTACCGTAGCTTTTGACGGAAACTTAGCTTCATTACAAGTTGCAAATGCTGTAAAAAGCACGTTACAACCTTTAGGTTTTGAAATTAATGGGCACGAAGATTTATTAGCTCCAATTTGGGAAGGGCGCCCAACCTTACCAACTAATCCTGCTTATGTTTTAGACGAAAAAATTATTGGAAAAGATACCGCAACAAAAATTGCTGAGGTACGTGCTGAAATGAAAAAGCAACGTTGCAACACGCATCTAATTTCATCTTTAGACGATTTAGCTTGGTTTTTAAACGTTCGTGGTACCGATGTAAATTCTAATCCGGTTGTTTTAGGTTTTGTTTTGGTAACAGAAAAAGCGGTAAACTTTTACATTGCCGAGAACAAGTTAGATATTCAAAGCCAAAAAACTTTAGAACAATTTGGTGTTACCATTAAACCATATAATTCGGTTTATGCCGATTTAAAAAACTTAACAAGTAACGATCGTATTTTAATCGATCCAAAACGTACTTGTTTTGCTATTTACGATTCAATTCCGGAACAAGTCGAAATTATTGAAGCATTAAATCCTTCAAACTTATTAAAAGCTGTTAAAAACGAAGTTGAATTGGCACATACGCGTCAAGCTATGATAAACGACGGCGTTGCTATGACGCAGTTTTTTAAATGGGTTGAAGAAAATGTTGCATCTGGCGAATTGTCAGAAATTTCTATTGCAGAAAAATTACAAAGTTTACGTGCTGCACAACCTGGTTTTAAAGATATTTCTTTTGATACCATTGCTGGTTATAAAGATCACGGAGCTTTACCGCATTATAAAGCAGAAGAAGATTCAAATTACAAATTAGAACCAAAAGGATTATTATTAGTAGATTCTGGCGGACAATATTTAACCGGAACTACAGATATTACTCGTGTTATTTCGTTAGGTGAAATAACAGCCGAAGAGAAAGAAGATTATACCTATGTTTTAAAAGGTTTAATAGAAGGTTCTCGTGCTATTTATACCAAAGGTACACGCGGATATCAAATTGATGCTTTAACACGTCAGCCTTTGTTAGCTTCATTACGAAATTACGGACACGGAACTGGGCACGGCGTTGGTTTCTTTTTAAACGTGCACGAAGGTCCGCATGTATTTAACGGTACAGCAACTGATATTCCAATTTTAACCGGTATGATAACTTCTATTGAACCTGGATTATATCGTGAAGGTAAACACGGAATTCGTATCGAAAACTTAGTTGTTTCTCGTGATTTAGTTAGCAATCAATTCGGTGATTTTATGGATTTTGAAACTTTAACCTTATGTTATATTGATACAGCTTTGGTTGAAAAATCATTACTAAGCGATGATCAAATTAATTGGTTGAATGAATACAACCAAAACGTATACAACGTGCTTTCTACAAGATTATCTGATGAAGATGCAACCTGGTTACGTTCAAAAACATTAGCTATATAA
- a CDS encoding GSCFA domain-containing protein → MKWSTEVGLVDLPEKITYDSQLLALGSCFAVNMADAFKNYQFRNVINPFGILFHPVALGNLFEFAAQNKVFEPDSVFCNQDVWSCFDAHSDLNALDELDILLALNQKLQLFKQTLQSASHVIITLGTAWVYRHIESGKLVANCHKLPQKLFVKELLTADEITKSLQRMQELALQINPKVQFIFTISPVRHIKDGVVENQRSKSNLFVGLHQFLDLNKKAYYFPTYEIMMDELRDYRFYGRDLLHPNEMAITYIWEKFKKHCIAETAYPTMQLVDEVQKGLAHRPFNPHSEQHELFLNKLAQKLDVLLEQYPFMNFR, encoded by the coding sequence ATGAAGTGGAGTACCGAAGTTGGTTTGGTTGATTTGCCTGAAAAAATAACATACGATTCGCAATTGCTGGCATTGGGTTCGTGCTTTGCGGTAAATATGGCTGATGCGTTTAAAAATTATCAGTTTAGAAATGTGATAAATCCGTTTGGCATTTTATTTCATCCGGTGGCGCTAGGTAATTTGTTTGAATTTGCTGCTCAGAATAAAGTTTTTGAACCGGATTCTGTTTTTTGCAATCAGGATGTTTGGAGTTGTTTTGATGCGCATTCGGATTTAAATGCGCTAGATGAATTAGATATTTTGCTGGCTTTAAACCAAAAATTGCAACTTTTTAAACAAACGCTTCAATCGGCTAGCCATGTTATTATAACATTAGGTACAGCTTGGGTTTACCGACATATTGAATCGGGAAAGTTGGTTGCGAATTGCCATAAATTACCACAGAAATTATTTGTAAAAGAACTTTTAACAGCGGATGAAATCACCAAAAGTTTGCAACGCATGCAGGAATTGGCGTTACAAATAAACCCGAAAGTTCAGTTTATTTTTACCATTTCGCCAGTGCGCCATATTAAAGATGGCGTGGTAGAAAACCAACGCAGTAAATCGAACTTATTTGTTGGTTTGCATCAATTTTTAGATCTAAACAAAAAAGCATATTATTTTCCGACATACGAAATTATGATGGATGAATTGCGTGATTATCGTTTTTACGGGCGTGATTTGTTGCATCCTAACGAAATGGCAATTACTTATATTTGGGAAAAGTTTAAAAAACATTGTATTGCAGAAACGGCATACCCAACCATGCAGTTGGTTGACGAGGTGCAAAAAGGTTTAGCACACCGCCCATTTAATCCGCATTCGGAGCAACATGAATTGTTTTTAAATAAATTGGCCCAAAAATTGGATGTACTTTTAGAGCAATATCCGTTTATGAACTTTAGATAA
- a CDS encoding DUF4230 domain-containing protein, with protein MKKLVYIFLILFFMGLGAFILDTYTKYTTIKNQEQFVPESAIIQEQLKNVSKLVVNEAKYSQVYTYKSSKSYLGDLFKFDKKAVVLVNADVLISYDLSQIEYEIDEEKKIVKLTNIPKEEVKCFPEIKILDVNESTFNTFVGNDYNKVNEKIKAEFLKKINNSNLKINAKDRLVSELAKFLVITNSLGWTLVYENQPINSTTDFNALPL; from the coding sequence ATGAAAAAGCTTGTTTATATTTTTTTGATTCTGTTTTTTATGGGTTTAGGTGCTTTTATTTTAGATACCTACACCAAATATACCACGATTAAAAATCAGGAACAATTTGTACCAGAATCGGCCATTATTCAAGAACAGCTGAAAAACGTAAGCAAGTTGGTGGTTAACGAGGCAAAATATTCGCAAGTTTATACCTATAAAAGCTCGAAATCGTATTTGGGTGATTTGTTTAAGTTTGATAAAAAAGCGGTTGTTTTGGTTAATGCCGACGTATTAATTTCGTACGATTTATCTCAAATTGAATATGAAATTGATGAGGAGAAAAAAATAGTGAAGCTGACCAATATTCCGAAAGAAGAAGTAAAATGTTTTCCGGAAATTAAAATTTTAGATGTAAACGAATCTACCTTTAATACTTTTGTTGGTAACGATTACAATAAAGTTAATGAAAAAATTAAAGCTGAATTTTTAAAGAAAATAAACAATTCTAACTTAAAAATAAATGCTAAAGATCGGTTGGTTTCTGAATTGGCTAAATTTTTAGTAATTACTAACAGCTTGGGTTGGACATTGGTTTATGAAAACCAGCCTATAAATTCTACCACAGATTTTAATGCTTTACCATTATAA
- a CDS encoding outer membrane beta-barrel family protein yields MKTYLLLFTCFCVSFFYGQNAVSITGKVITAAELPIEAATVYLNAVADSSLVNYSISKVNGDFHLPVQPINQKTFFVVSAAGYKEHVLVFDAIHEHQNLGTIVLEPASNQTLKELVVTTHVAPVKIKKDTIEFNANSFDIRPDATVKSLLEQLPGVMVADNGKVIVNGQEVSEFLLNGKPFFDTNGQIILNNLPAHIISKIQVSDYKTKAQKLANEKASSTEKTINLTIKDDKNKGFFGNVTGGYGTDEKYEGSLLLNYFNNDTKISVLGSANNINSLGFSNNEIFDNLVSGRNVSLSQAANGAIAINDQNIGGDKGIYSNKLAGFNYSDIFNKKVNLSSNYIFNEINFSNQAKTRTENLIPGNLFVTDAEANENKLTKSNNAAVSFEVKLGKNTTLQIDPKIDYLDMQGTEAGNSTTVNQHQEMVNNQTYQKHQNSKQKNVGANLLLVHNFEKQNRNIVAQITTNFNQKDATAINQSQTNFLESQTQDIRNQQLQTINNENKTHLVFKYKEPIAPNQELTVGMQYENTFSRWNREGADFNQINATYNLADPSLSFTNNMQVNEFAPTFAYKYVLKDGYFEVNASPKIVDYNINNAYLNTPFRQQKTQVLPHVHAALRVPVNANRKVVFSYTYNQAINSLNYLAPVTDLVNPFLTVVGNPDLKNTEQHLFQLRTFTFNTESKLGTYVNTNFKINSVGIIKQLEYDENFKGTLNYLSGRAGYVGYFNSGVYQSIKVNDNNTFKYEYYLGFGFDKNYGITNQQKYTSQWFSIYPEIMLSWRYKKDFDVKATYEFNFSNLNYNNYVVDKTQYTSYVASLQTTLYWPKNVFFANDLNFTHNGNITPGFKKDFLLWNLSIGHKFLDETFIAKIKVYDVLNQNTNVRRTANATQVIDQYNSILKRYVMFSLTYKLAKFGGKEKNKYKVRDYEDEE; encoded by the coding sequence ATGAAAACTTACCTTTTACTTTTTACATGCTTTTGTGTGTCGTTTTTCTACGGCCAAAATGCGGTATCTATTACAGGTAAGGTAATTACTGCTGCCGAATTACCTATTGAAGCTGCAACCGTTTATTTAAATGCTGTTGCCGATTCAAGTTTAGTAAATTATTCTATTTCTAAAGTAAATGGCGATTTTCATTTACCGGTTCAACCCATAAATCAAAAAACATTTTTTGTGGTAAGCGCAGCTGGTTATAAAGAACATGTTTTGGTTTTTGATGCAATTCATGAGCATCAAAATTTAGGAACCATTGTTTTAGAACCTGCATCTAACCAAACCTTAAAAGAATTGGTGGTTACTACCCATGTTGCTCCAGTTAAAATAAAAAAAGATACGATTGAATTTAATGCCAATTCGTTTGATATTCGTCCCGATGCAACCGTTAAATCTTTATTAGAACAATTGCCTGGGGTTATGGTAGCAGATAACGGAAAGGTTATAGTAAATGGGCAGGAGGTAAGCGAATTTTTATTAAACGGCAAACCGTTTTTTGATACCAACGGCCAAATTATTTTAAACAACCTTCCTGCACATATTATTAGTAAAATTCAGGTTTCTGATTACAAAACCAAGGCGCAAAAGTTGGCTAATGAAAAAGCTTCTTCAACAGAAAAAACCATCAACTTAACCATTAAAGACGATAAAAATAAAGGCTTTTTTGGAAATGTTACCGGAGGATACGGAACCGATGAAAAATATGAAGGCTCTTTGTTATTAAATTATTTTAATAACGATACCAAAATCAGTGTTTTGGGTTCAGCAAATAACATCAATTCCTTAGGTTTTAGTAACAACGAAATTTTTGACAATTTGGTAAGCGGGCGAAATGTAAGTTTAAGCCAAGCAGCCAATGGCGCTATTGCAATTAACGATCAGAATATTGGCGGAGATAAAGGTATTTATTCCAATAAATTAGCCGGTTTTAATTACAGCGATATTTTTAATAAAAAAGTAAACTTAAGCAGTAATTATATTTTTAACGAAATCAACTTTTCTAATCAAGCAAAAACACGTACCGAAAACTTAATTCCTGGGAATTTGTTTGTAACAGATGCAGAAGCAAACGAAAATAAGTTAACAAAATCTAACAATGCTGCAGTATCTTTTGAGGTTAAACTTGGTAAAAATACAACCTTACAAATCGATCCTAAAATTGATTATTTAGATATGCAGGGTACCGAAGCAGGAAACAGTACAACGGTAAATCAGCATCAAGAAATGGTAAACAACCAAACCTATCAAAAGCATCAAAATTCAAAACAAAAAAATGTTGGCGCTAATTTGCTTTTGGTTCATAATTTTGAAAAGCAGAATCGAAACATTGTCGCTCAAATTACAACCAATTTCAATCAGAAAGATGCAACAGCCATTAATCAATCGCAAACTAATTTTTTAGAATCTCAAACGCAAGATATTAGAAATCAGCAACTGCAAACGATTAATAACGAAAACAAAACGCATCTTGTATTTAAGTATAAAGAACCGATTGCACCCAATCAAGAACTTACCGTGGGAATGCAGTACGAAAATACATTTTCACGATGGAATCGTGAAGGAGCTGATTTTAATCAAATAAACGCAACCTACAACTTAGCAGATCCTAGCTTATCGTTTACCAACAACATGCAGGTTAACGAATTTGCTCCAACATTTGCCTACAAATATGTTTTAAAAGACGGCTATTTTGAGGTAAATGCTAGCCCTAAAATTGTAGATTACAACATCAATAACGCGTATTTAAACACACCGTTTCGTCAACAAAAAACGCAGGTATTGCCTCATGTTCATGCAGCTTTACGTGTGCCGGTAAATGCAAATCGCAAAGTTGTGTTTTCGTACACATACAATCAAGCTATAAATAGTTTAAATTATTTAGCACCGGTTACCGATTTGGTTAATCCGTTTTTAACCGTGGTAGGTAATCCTGATTTAAAAAATACTGAGCAACATTTGTTTCAGTTACGAACTTTTACTTTTAATACCGAATCAAAATTAGGAACTTATGTGAATACCAATTTTAAAATAAATTCGGTAGGTATAATTAAGCAATTAGAATACGACGAAAACTTTAAAGGAACCTTAAATTACCTTTCCGGACGTGCCGGTTATGTTGGGTATTTTAATTCAGGCGTGTACCAAAGCATTAAAGTAAACGATAACAATACGTTTAAATACGAATATTATTTAGGATTTGGTTTTGATAAAAACTACGGAATTACCAATCAACAAAAATATACCAGCCAATGGTTTTCTATTTATCCAGAAATTATGTTAAGCTGGCGCTATAAAAAAGATTTTGATGTAAAAGCCACGTACGAATTTAATTTTAGTAATTTAAATTACAACAATTATGTAGTAGATAAAACGCAATATACAAGCTATGTTGCAAGCTTACAAACTACGTTATATTGGCCTAAAAATGTGTTTTTTGCAAACGATTTAAACTTTACCCATAATGGCAATATTACTCCCGGATTTAAAAAAGATTTTCTGTTGTGGAATTTATCTATCGGGCATAAGTTTTTAGACGAAACGTTTATTGCCAAAATTAAAGTTTACGACGTGCTAAATCAAAATACCAACGTGCGCCGTACCGCCAACGCAACCCAAGTTATAGATCAGTACAACAGCATTTTAAAACGCTATGTTATGTTTTCGCTAACGTATAAATTAGCTAAGTTTGGCGGAAAAGAAAAAAACAAATACAAGGTTCGTGATTACGAAGATGAAGAATAA
- a CDS encoding sensor histidine kinase, producing the protein MKYFIPLFSFLLLLLACNKKEPVTVLNFNDSYFEQLDSLNQAQYLDSLFLNSKYNSSLYFKIAEEFYYLRDLEKSNNVSRNILKHAKAEKDSANIGRAYYYIGDCYEFTYKDSAYYFYKQAEKIYAATKNTDRLAKVLFNKGYVLFYDGVYTESEMELTRALHYLKDSDNYLLKYQCFSLQGGNLEALALYSDALHYYKEAEKMIAKLTVSDEKKFYYQVINTVDLSNVYAAQKDYKNALHVLNKIDLKRLQSSLPIQYATVISNIGNNQLKLYGPNTEIKDYLVDAVQITKEHGKEIDLVYKYKYLGEYYLEIQDKEAANKYFKWALDAALNTNYNIEILNILKTLSKSDPENFDSYHSNYLDRYQQLIDKQIKTKNKFARIEYDTSRIEDMNKSLSARIQYGIYITIIVLLVIGTIALWRINQSNKTALNNALLKNKAEEMLFSLLQEQQKLIDKAQKTEKERIALELHDGVMNKLYSTRLNLGMLNKSSDEEAIETRKKLIKDLQNIEAEIRALSHNLSNQTGEFSNDYKKLLLDLVQSNNELHQTHFDIAVNQEAVLLEISTVLKVNIYRIVQEACQNILKHAHAKHAQITIDFDADYCFLTIQDDGVGGSKSANPGIGMKNMQQRVKTLKGTIEISTKPGFTIKIKIPIQL; encoded by the coding sequence TTGAAATATTTTATTCCACTTTTTAGTTTTTTACTGCTTTTATTGGCGTGCAATAAAAAAGAACCAGTTACGGTATTAAATTTTAACGATTCTTATTTTGAACAATTAGATTCGCTTAACCAAGCGCAGTATTTAGATTCGTTATTTCTTAATTCTAAATACAATTCTTCGTTGTATTTTAAAATCGCTGAGGAATTTTATTACTTACGTGATTTAGAAAAATCAAACAATGTTAGCCGTAACATTTTAAAACATGCCAAAGCCGAAAAAGACAGTGCTAATATCGGGCGCGCCTATTATTATATTGGCGATTGTTATGAATTTACATACAAAGACAGCGCGTATTATTTTTATAAGCAAGCCGAGAAAATTTACGCAGCTACCAAAAATACCGATCGTTTAGCTAAAGTACTGTTCAATAAAGGTTATGTTTTATTTTATGATGGTGTTTATACCGAAAGTGAAATGGAACTTACCCGAGCATTACATTACCTAAAAGATTCGGATAATTATTTGCTAAAGTACCAGTGTTTTAGCTTACAAGGCGGAAATTTAGAAGCCTTAGCGCTTTATAGTGATGCGTTGCATTATTATAAAGAAGCTGAAAAAATGATTGCTAAACTTACTGTTTCTGATGAAAAAAAGTTTTATTATCAGGTAATTAATACGGTAGATTTATCTAACGTTTATGCCGCTCAAAAAGATTATAAAAATGCATTACATGTTTTAAATAAAATAGATTTAAAACGATTACAATCAAGTTTACCCATTCAATATGCTACCGTAATTTCTAATATTGGTAACAACCAATTAAAGTTATACGGACCAAATACTGAGATTAAAGATTATTTAGTTGATGCAGTACAAATTACCAAAGAGCACGGTAAAGAAATAGATTTGGTGTACAAATACAAATATTTAGGCGAATACTACTTAGAAATACAAGATAAAGAAGCTGCCAATAAATATTTTAAATGGGCTTTAGATGCCGCATTAAATACCAATTATAATATTGAAATTTTAAATATTTTAAAAACCTTATCTAAATCAGATCCAGAAAACTTTGATAGCTACCATTCTAATTATTTAGATCGTTACCAGCAATTAATTGACAAACAAATTAAAACCAAAAATAAATTTGCACGTATAGAATATGATACAAGCCGAATTGAGGATATGAACAAATCCTTGTCCGCGCGCATCCAGTACGGCATTTACATCACCATAATTGTTTTATTGGTTATTGGTACCATTGCCTTGTGGCGCATCAATCAATCAAATAAAACCGCGTTAAACAATGCCTTGCTTAAAAACAAGGCCGAAGAAATGTTGTTTTCTTTATTACAAGAACAACAAAAACTAATTGATAAAGCGCAAAAAACTGAAAAAGAACGTATTGCTTTAGAATTACACGATGGCGTAATGAATAAATTATACAGCACGCGCTTAAATTTAGGCATGCTGAATAAAAGTTCTGACGAAGAAGCGATTGAAACGCGTAAAAAATTGATTAAGGATTTACAAAATATTGAAGCCGAAATCCGCGCGCTGTCTCATAACTTAAGCAATCAAACGGGTGAGTTTTCTAACGATTATAAAAAGCTGCTTTTAGATTTGGTACAAAGCAACAACGAATTGCATCAAACACATTTTGATATTGCCGTTAATCAAGAAGCTGTTTTGTTAGAAATTTCAACGGTTTTAAAAGTAAATATATATCGGATTGTGCAAGAAGCGTGTCAGAATATTTTAAAACATGCACATGCAAAACATGCACAAATAACTATTGATTTTGATGCTGATTATTGTTTTTTAACCATTCAAGATGATGGCGTGGGCGGATCAAAATCAGCCAACCCCGGAATCGGAATGAAAAATATGCAACAACGCGTAAAAACCTTAAAAGGAACTATTGAAATTAGTACTAAACCAGGATTTACAATAAAAATAAAAATACCAATCCAATTATAA